One window of Triticum dicoccoides isolate Atlit2015 ecotype Zavitan chromosome 5A, WEW_v2.0, whole genome shotgun sequence genomic DNA carries:
- the LOC119298324 gene encoding zinc finger protein ZAT8-like: protein MTKHQRAPADRLVSLSLSLSLSLGAIADRNTKRTRRTAAAGGEFVCKTCDRSFPTFQALGGHRTSHLRGRHGLALALAGTGPEPRKATDQKQGHQCHVCGQAFEMGQALGGHMRRHREQEAAAAAVAQAPPVLLELFV, encoded by the coding sequence ATGACGAAGCACCAGAGAGCACCGGCGGACCGGCTCGtgtccctctccctctcgctctcgCTCTCCCTCGGCGCCATCGCCGACCGCAACACCAAGAGGAcgcgccgcaccgccgccgccggtgGGGAGTTCGTGTGCAAGACGTGCGACCGGTCGTTCCCGACGTTCCAGGCGCTCGGCGGGCACCGCACCAGCCACCTGCGAGGCCGCCACGGGCTCGCGCTCGCCCTCGCCGGGACCGGGCCGGAGCCCAGGAAGGCCACGGACCAGAAGCAGGGGCACCAGTGCCACGTCTGCGGGCAAGCGTTCGAGATGGGCCAGGCGCTCGGCGGCCACATGCGCCGGCACCGCGagcaggaggccgccgccgccgcggtggcgCAGGCGCCGCCCGTTCTGCTCGAGCTGTTCGTCTAG